The nucleotide sequence aaatccatAAGTAGGCTACAAATGTATCTACCTTACCAACACAATTTGGTTTCAAAAGTGTTATGATGAAATATATCCACATCATATTCAGTTGAacctaaaacaaataaaaattttgttagatCTGAGGAAGAGTTTCCCGAGTGTAACCACATCaagatttctaattatttctcaaactataaattcgaaatattcgGAAGCTTGGAATATATttaagttagtacactttggtgcaACAATTCCTTTACGAAAACGCTTATAATCTTTGTATTGGAATTGAGTTTTTGCCAGTtagattatgagcgttttcgtagtgggaatgtgacaaaattaaacaccaactctaatatattccgagctttcaaatacttatctATTCATTGTCTGAAAAATAATTAGCTAAGCATTGCGGCGTTttaaatttggttattttttttaaaaacatacatGGTATCCGATTTTATCATTTGCTAGATTGTCGTGactttaaaatgtattttcgtAATACATCATTACAAAGTACATACTTTGGAAACTTTGGAAGCATTAAATGGCgcacaattgaagaaaaaagatctCAACTTTTCGCCCATTTCTTGCTACGACGAACAATCGAGTAATATGATAGGTATTGATCAAAATGACCTTCCATGTACTTTTTATAATCAACAGCACATTTCTCTCAATTAGTTCTTTTGTCTCCCAGTCGATATTATGGCTTTCGATAATGTCATCTGAAGAATCAGATGAGATCATTTATGGTTGTCAGCCTTGTATTATTATGTTCACTCAttgatattttacaatattttgaacaacTAGGGGCCTTTGTTTGTTTAAAGATTGtcacaaaatgttgaaaaagcAATCATACTTCTACTAAGAAACCATGGTGTTTTCAGCTGTTTTAAAATGATTCAACAAGTCTACACCGTgaattttgtcaataaaaaaatattcagcttAATTTCATTTGTCAATACGACAAGATACACTATATATCTAATTACTTACTATTTGTATTAAAGtgatgtttttcttcaatattaagCTTTTTTTCCATTCGGGATCTAAAGACGTCAGAAGGTAATAGACAAACATAACTGTATGAACGAAACTattcagaaaaataataatgataacaGAATCTCCCCAATAGTATCTATTTCCGCACCACGCTCCAAACAATATCATACTATGATGGTATAAATGTAGAAAACTTATCTGCCTGTAGCTTTTTCTAAGTACAAAAAACacctgaaaaataaatataatgagataaattattttttaataatttatattgaaatttatgagTAAGGTTGGAATGTACAGGGTGACCCCTTAAGAAAACAGGTCCATTCTGgctttctacaaaatattttgccgTTTTTGCTTGCCAACGAGAACGTTTTTATCCAAGCGACATATTTTCAGCATGATGAGACATCTTCCTATTTTATACTGGCAGAAAGACAACATCTAATTGATGTCTAAGGCAACAGGTGCACAAGACGTGAAGGTCCTATTTCATAGCCTTCTAGATCCCCCGATTTCAATTTCGTTGATTTTCATATTTGGGGACGATTGGAGTAACTAGTTTACACGTTAATATCAATAGCCGAATACAATTAATTGTCACTATGTCACTAGCTGTCACACAGTCTATTCGGAAAGTATGTATTCAGTACAATAAGAAGTAGAAATGATAGGTGACAAAATATGTATCGTGGATATGTAATTATTAGCTGCACTAAAACGTTCCTAAAATGTGTGCTTAAGGATATTcgttgaaaaacataaaatgactttgaaaataaattggaatgtgcaagaagcaaacaaaattgtttgtttCACCAGGAGGATGACTATTCGCAAGCTTAGTGAAGAACTTCAAATTTCATTCTGGTTCAGATGAATCATTTAAACATATAATTTgcaaatgtagtagttcaaaatGATATGTAATAGAGGAAAAAAACCACAATAATTCATTACAGAAACAAGAATATATAGACCAGGGCCGAtcatttttgaaaccaaaaaaaataatagtaggaaGAAACACATTAGTAAAGGAgcagaatatgataaaaataaaaggacaaataatttacgggcgatcTAAGGTCGGTGAAGAAAACGGGGTGAGTTTTCAAGggtaaaaaatagtttatcttGATTTCTGGCAAAACTGCAAGTCTCATGGAAAAAAGGTCAAATAGCTaaattgtaggtaataaaagATCTACATCTTTGGTATTCACACAATCTCAAAATACATGTTTCTCAAGTTTTTCGtttataattttaatcttttccaaaaaatattttttcacgaaattttgaGGAAAGTTACCTTTATATACCCcactgtaatttatttgctttgaaatgtgtattttttcacgttattttgaattaaatacgAAAAAGCAACCTAAATTTCGAACAAAAATTCTTCcgtcaaaaaatctgcttttttaaaaagttggtGAGATTTTTGTTCGCTTGACTTGGGTATAACAATTATTagttattcattaaatttttccattCTCATTAAATGAAAAACGTAAGATTTCATGTTCCATTGATAAATATAAGTGattgaaatgtaaaatttcaataaatatctaaaaattgtacataatggAATTTTGGGATGGCGAATTATTTCCGTGTACGATGGCGAAAGTGTACCATGGTGATTGTACTATTTTTTCATACCAtcaaaaagtagagatttcaaagaataaaaatttcaccGAATTTTTAAAGAAGCGGACGGAAGAATTCTCGTTcgaaaattagggtgcttttacgatgtcaaaataacgtgaaaaaatgaatatttctattcaaataaattacagtataTTTGGGACTTAACAAAAGTTATCGTcaaatttcgtataaaaaatttttgttcgtaaaaaaaattaaaagcgaaaaaaaaaacaaaagttgtaaaTCTTCTCATTACATACAACTTTCctatttgaatttattccataggactgttttttacccttaaaaactcaccccctttCATTTCCTGACCTGAGATCGCCCATAAACTATGTgcccttttatttttatcataatatcctCCTTTGAGTCCTAGGAGGACTATTAAGATCAAGGCAGTTATACAACCAACGATGCTGTATGGCAGAGAGTGTTGGATcgtgaagaaaaaaaagaaaacaaaatgaacATATGGGAGAGAAAGGTACTGAGGAGGATTTTCTGAGGAGTGCAGGAGCAAAATGAATAGAGGAGAAGAACAAACGTAGAGATAAAAGTACTGAATGGACAAGCTGAGAAAAAATGGATGGAAGCATGTagagaagatttagaaagaatagAGAACTGGCGTGTAGCAGctatgaacaaaaatagataGAGGAAAGCAGTAGAGCGACTCCAAGCCTTAGGCCTATAAGGCCTGTTGTGctgttatatataatatattaaaggCTTTCACCATGGTCTAATAAGGATGTGGGTATAAAAAATCCGTACATTATCATAAAGCTCAGCAATCGAAGTAGACGTTGACTGAGAATGTTAGGCTTTGACTGAGAATGTTAGGCTTTGAATGAGAATGTTATTGTTTCTCCCAATTTGTCAGTTGTCAAATCttccaaataaaaacattaagtCTTTGTCTCTGAAAGAAAACAAACGACGTGAAATAATTGCAAAGTCTTatgatgaaaatcgaaattttaagAAATCGTTTACGGATAATCACTTTGGAAATGCGATTAGCCAGGAAAACAATTCACTATATCTGTTGGCGTGTTAAAACAGATATTTCGATTCAAGAATAGTCAGAATCAGgcagaaaagtgaaaaaaaataccaaaaaaagagaaaagctTTAGTTGAGGTGACTCACGAAAAACTGGTAGTCAGTTTGCGAAAATTGGGCAGAAAATACAAAATCTTTAAGAAATATGCGAGCAAAATTCTAAAAGAACATAGttcaacaatgaaaaaaatcagcacTTAGATGTTTCAATGACAATGAGTTTTCGCTCGTTCAAGGTTTGGAAATCATTATAGACGACGagacatattttacttttgatggGATTTAACAGGCGATTAATAAGACTCATTATTGTCGGAAACGCGAGATAGTAAATTCAGAAGTATCTGGCAAAAGACATAAAAAGTTCAAATCGAAAATATTGGTATGGTTGGCGATATGTTTTCATTGTCATTCTTCAGTTGTCTTGTTGCAAATTTTACAACtaccaaaatatataaataaaagtgcGTTAAATCGGGATTAATGCAGttcataataaaaaagtatcctaaaggaaattttgtgttttatcaGATAAGGAAACTACTGAATATGCAAAGTACATTGTTAGAGCTTTTGCTGAATTAAATATTCCGTTTATTGAGAAGTCTAAGAATGATCCTAATGTGCTTCAACTGATGCCAACTGAAAGTTTTTGACGAAATGTAGAATTAATTATTCTGATAGTTCGGAAGCAACTTCACTTAAactatttattcattataatttgatgcattatttaaaaaacaaaaattaggaaagcGAGCCGACTTGCTGAAACGTGCTGAAAcagttatataaaatgtgtgAAATTATAATGTAGTAATTATTGTTTCATAGAGTGAAgtgcaaataattaaatttgaaaaaataatttgtaagaaattttttatctcCACACACTTATTTGATATGGGTAATTGTCTAAGAATCATGAGAGAAACACCAAATACTTAAGTAATGAGGAAAAAATCTGAGAAAGAGGAACAAATCAATGAGTAAATGACAATATACTGAAACActgtttgaaattgaaaacagttttaatataaaaagcGCAAGAATCGGAAAAGATAGCCATAGCATGAAAACATCAGAATACAACGATTTTATATAGAGAAATAGAGCCTgtggaaataaatattgaataaaataattttaaaattgaaaacagtAGACAAAAATATGGATGACAAGGCaagtgacaaaaaaatatctacCATAATTAGATCAATCAATACTGGAACAGAAAAGTATAGGATATGATTGTAGAAATGAGACTATAGTATCAATCATAAGATGAGCTGAAAATtcagaattttaaataaaaaccaaaaaaagacTAAAGAATAATGTGAAGATACAAAAGAGAAACTGGGAGTGGGAAGAGGAAATGGAAAAACGGCAATAAATGGACAGTGGAATAAATGAATGTAGCGGCATCTACTGAATTATTCTTTTCCGTGAAATCTATTTGTTTTTGGTCAAGTATAGTacaatgttttgattgtaaccggtgataaattatttatatcaaggtggattcgttaattttttctctattataacaaaattgcaaaaatacTTACGGTTTCAACGCAGTCTAACATTTTAAGGTATAAGTAGTCTCTCCTCAactttgaaaatactttatCTTCGGTAGTTTGGATACATATCACATCTGGAGATCCTAGATACACTATAATggtctaaaaaatattgataatgataaataaacatTCAACAAAGTCGACATTCTCACGAACCAAGAAAAtacatattcaaatatatttaatactggCCAGTCTTCGTACGAGAACTGTAGTATTTAACAGAAACCGCAAATACTTTTCATATGATATCCTTCAGTGAGAATTTTTTGGTGTCGTTACCACAAAATACAATTATatctaattcaaaaatttcaatgatgaactaaatttgtcaaatatataaacaaatgatTAGGAATTTTATCGTATTGCAGCTTTTAAGCTAGTTAATTCCAGGATTTGAGCTTACTGAGGCTGAGCCAGTAGGATGACGCTGATTGTTTTTGCTTCTGTCACGGTTTTTTGTTACTTTCGAAACGATTCTTATAAGAGCATTTTTCTATACCCCAGTAAGTTCAATAGAATGCCTTTGTGAGTTGTAGCCTAGACTAAAACTACGGTTTTATTATTGTCAATCATCATGACATATAAAAGGCTTTTGATAGGGTTTGGCATGCCAACCTTCTTGATTCATTAAAAGTATAATTTCTCGTCGTTACTTAACAACAGTCTTAGTAGATTTTTCAAAGACCGAACCATCGAATTCCCTATCGATGAACATATCTCAGAAAGGTTTGAAGTCAACGCTAGTATTTTCAGTGATACATCTTGTCCTGGACACCAACGAACTAGTCGAGAAAACTACAAACCTGATCTACAGTATAGCCGAAAATAGCACACCATAAATTCTGATCTCAGAAAGATTCTGGTGTGGTGTGGAAGCAGTCTGATTAAATTCAATGCGGCAAAGACTCAGGCTGCTATTTatcaccatcaccgcaaattcgcttgttgggtgttgaggttaGAAGCAAAATGTCCTGGAAAAGTCACGCGGCCGAATTAGCTAAGACAGCTCTACAAAAACTTGGAGTACTCTTCAATACTAAAGATCTATATCCGTGCAACAGATTCTTGTCTTCTACAAGGATCCGATTAGTACCTTTGGAGTATTGTTCATACATTTGGAGCTCGCCTCTCGAGCATAACAAGGCTACCtagatgctcttccgagctgtccaacataattcCACGTGGAGCAGTATTTGCAAAAACTACTTGATGTGGCTCATGAACACTGAGCTTCGTCTGCAGAAGCCCAGATCGTTAATTTATCaggactcctttctttggaggcTGCTTTAGcaatgatatttgtttttaccCTATCAAATGCaccattttatgaatttttgtttgtttcgagCACACGATTAGTATGATTCTCCCTTTTGACATATTGGAATTAGCCGCAAGCAAAAATGAATCTGCTATCTTCAATTGAAAGGAGAAGCATTATGTTACATACAAGAATTATATGGATTGGCAGTCAACGCAAAACCAcgtttttttctgaaaacgtaTCACTACTTCCTCTATCACTCCCCTCTATCTTACTAAATTAAACGTGAAGTATGTATAGTCTCCATTCTAAAAAATACACtgattattgataataatatacgTCTAAAAAATTGAACGAAGCGTTCTAAAAAATGAGTCCAAAGGCGAtcgaacaaaaaaaacaacaaaaactaaaactttAACATCGAAAGAATTTCTTCAAAGTAGCACCAAATCATCCATCCATGCCTTCCTAGACAATATAAAAGCCTTCGCTCAACTTGCATTAATCAAATGTTCAATAGGATCCTTCCGTTGTTTTGTCgattaaaatgaaattgttgCATCAATATACTTGTCATGAAAACGACAATACAGTATCAGGTGAGTTTCAAGAAATTAGTAGAAGATATCTTCCACTACGATTAGCTCATGCCCtgttaaactatttattttcgaattaaCAACGTGGATACACAATCtgacaaaatgaaataaataagttaGCTGTTATTAGTAAACAAATTTGCGTGAGGGGGTGTAATGACATTAGAAATATGTAGAAATCAACAACAGTTGCTGAAATTTGTATTGACGACAATACAAATAACAAactagaatgaaaaaaattaaatgaaagcCATTAACTAAGAATATTTGTACTATCAAAAGTGTTAATAATATTACAAGTACAACTGCTGCATGAAGTACTATTTATAATATAGCTGGTAAATAAGTTTTATCTGTTACTTTAATAACTGCAATTATTATGATTATCATTGACAAAAATTAgctttatattgtttttcttttgataactgcagaaaaagtttaattttccATTCGCGAGTAATGGCTTTTTCATTGATTAATGTAGATACTATTATATTCAAGTGGCATTGAATTAACATAAACTTGACTTGAAATGCATACACTCTAATGATTATAAACATcgtaaaatagaaatatttataaacgtGGCATAATCGAGTAATGCTCACATTCATAACTGCcttattcatcatatttttttaattatgtttcaTATTCAAACCAATGTggaatatgaatttatttaaaactattatataCAGCGACTATTGTTTTAATCAACTGATATAACTTACCTGATAAAATATGtacaaatttaaaatgatttgaatagaattgtaaaaaattaaaacattccTTAAGTTGAAAGGTTGTCTGTTTTTCATCAAGGCTGGTCCAATATATTTGACAATTGCGAAGTATGCCGGTATAAATGTACATATGAAGGTGAATGTACAACAAAACAAGTCTTCATTCCTTGGATCTATAATAAAAGTAGGTTAATTTTTATCGAATAATGGACGCAACTACTTACGACTAGGCACAAGctgaaataaaacgaaaataaaagtatctattgataaaattatcatgaaatGGACGACGCTAggtttataaattcaaaagtgTGAAATCTCTAATTTGAAATCTATTTCCTAAGGTGTAAGGAGTATCACGTTTTTAACCGAATTTACAATTATACCTCTAAATTACGCACAAATCGAGTAACAATGTTGATAACGGGTTTGTTGTAATACACCTGATATTTTAACATGTGACAGAAAATGGTGCTCAATTTGAACACTTGGTAATTATGTTCCGAATATTTGCCAGGAATTGATACCGAGCGCTTTGAAATGATCGAAATACTTGTTTTACTAAAAGATTGATAATCGTTAATTAAGTGATGCTTAAATTTGACCAATGAGACCTAAAGTGTTATAccaatatatcatatttttaaattttatttaaaatttataataaaattattattgttgaaacgtgataaaacatttgaattaatTCAATGTTGGacgtatttccaataaaaaatgtttttcatcaatCCGTTAGATGCAACTCTGCAGGTGTAACGGTGTTGGAAATGTTCTCTATCTTGTACGTGGCCGGCTCACAGGAGATGGTAGAATCCATCCATCCAATTTAGTGAAGCCTTAACTGATATGTTATTTATTCcacttttattcaattcaacATCTTCGTCTAGGACTTGAGGCtggataatattaaataaatcatccACTGTACTATGCTCTCCAAATTTGACTATAATAAATCCCAAGGAAATGTAATTTctcagatatttttattgtatgaatcacACATTCCTGTTTGACTATCTTCGTAGTCTATACCcacatttaattataataaaaaagttcataatCCCTGTCTGAAGATAACATTTtagttgaataaatataaaacaataaagatTTCTTTTTTGAAGCACATGTGTTCAACAATTGCTTAGAATccatattttattcttttataaatataaataacaacgAATGTTGACTCTAGAATACGTTATCATTTTTCGATAGGATAAATCAGTAAAATCTCATATTCTGACTGTCCAGgttttagatgaaaattcaatcgGAATTGAAGATAGCATATTAATGCTAGGTAGGGTATTTGCCGCTactaccaaaaaatatttgtttttcctttttaagGAATTTCATCTCGTATTCCATGAAATCACATaagtgaaatgaaaaatatggtaaaatttaattttatcgaGATTTCCAATGACCCTACAAAGAAGTTGTGTAGAGTTTGTATTTCAATGGAAACAAATGGTTTCAAAGTATAATTATGTGTTTCATCGTTTTTGCATTACTGGTagaatagtaataattatatttcggACTTGATTATCCGAAGCCTCGTAACTGGTAGGCTCTTAGACATATGATAAgttgaaaattatgattttgattttacttaACTTAATTGGAGTTAGCAGAAGCAGCGGAAAATCAACAATAATGTATTGAAAAACCGATAATGAATAAGTGAACAATAAAAAGTAAGGTGTTAAGAAAGTATTATGATCATAGATACTTCATTGGTCGAGTTTTGGTATATGTACATTCTAATTTGGTGAATGGAAAATTCTGTGGCCGAATCTTAAAAGGTCATaagtcattttttaataaatggaGTGTTtgataaattgtatattttaggCAGTTGAAAGGAAAAATCCAAATCAGTATCCAAGTTATTTCAAATACACTCTACACCTAATATATCAAAGACGATATGGAACTAGTTTGTCGGCACAATAAATGTACTGAGGCCTGTTGTctaaaataagataaatattttaacaaatgatgttttaaaatatgataatttcactTGGATAACAATATAAACtggattgaaaataatttttccgtCCGAGAATCGACTCATCCATATCTAAGACACATGCATTGCCTAGGAGACCGACCAATGTCACAGTTTTTacaggagatgtaattcaataacTATCGCGACATATGGCTAGGAAAGTAGTAGGTATTTATTGTATATGTAAATGTTTAAAATACCTCTAACCTTCCTCTGGAACATAAATGGCAATAGTGTATGAACTATTTAATACAATAGGTTGGAATATGAACTAAATTGGACTGTCACCACTCTAGAAGAAATTTCTTGGGTAACATTATGCCTATTGAGATAGGAAACTTATATTCGCGAACGTATCCTTCCCGGGATACAGGGTGTtgaagttttaataataaatttcaaattgtgtCATCGATTGTTATTGAAACCCCAGAAGTACTGGTAAtactgtaaaaatttcaaataaatttctcCGTTCAATAATCATCTActattccagcccatacatttACAGAAAATTTTTGCTAATATGCATGACTCGGGAATTGAACATGCCACTTCTAGTAAACGTTGCCCCATCGATAAATAGTATTAAGTTacaaaaatcatcattttccaTATGTTGTCCAAAGtacaattagaaaatttcatgcGAGGCGCAAAATCTGTTGTTAAAACATCTTGTACCTTTATGAATTCATAAGGATGCAATAACTGTTCATTCGCAACTATTCATACAGAGTACTTATTTGTATTTAAACTTTGACTGAGGGATCTCATACTTGAAGATGGTTGGTTctctattttattcaaaaattagctgtaCGGGTATTTCGAGATCGTCCGGTGTTATTCCTTCTGATATTTAAACTTCCTGTTTCTCTTAATCTCCTATCAATACTGGCAAAAATGGAATAAGTAGGATGATGTCTATGAGTAAACCTTTCTCTTACAGTCTTTGCGGGTATAAGTTTCCTATCCCAATAGGCATAATGTGACCCAAGAAATATCTCCTAGAGTGGTGGCAATCGAAGTTGGGGACACCCTGCAGATGTATAGAGCTTTCTCCATTTCTGTGATATTTCGAGTAAATTTCCGTCTTTTACGGAAATaagaacatatttttatatttatctataattGGATTTCTACTAATATCTTCTGATCATCCCTTGAATCACTATTCGTTGAACAGACTTTTGGTTCAAGTAGATTTTCCGAAAGTCATAATACTTACActtttaaatacatttatatctgccagaaaaaatggaaaaaatgaacatagaataaaaatatattctagaAATATGTTcgttattctaaaaatttgaaaaaccccTAAATTAACATTATAAATCGAATTAATTATTGATTAGTGGAGAAACACAAACCGAAATACAGGAGTGTATCACGCAAATAGCCCGATGCCCTCTTGACTGATTTACGTCTTATAATGATCTAATAATGTGTCAATCTGAATAACAAACGAGGAAAATGCAACTATGGTGTATCGTTTATGATTTCTGCTAGCTACTGTCTCTATTCAAAAGTGTCCAGATCATAGACATCCTAATAAAAACATGATTATCACGGTTTTGaacaaatttcgaaatatgagATTTTATTTCCACCCTTATCTAGTCAACGAatgaaaatcgaataaaatcattaatttttttacataattttgtgTGTAATACACTCCTTCAATTTGGCGTATTGCTCCCCTCTCTTTCTGTAAAAtactaaatatatgaatatgaatttatgtatagaaaaatcaaattcacTTACCCCTATGATCTTCGAAAGATGtttgaaacaaattatatagTCCCTTCAGTGCAACTGCCATAGTTGAGGTTTGGTTGTAAAATGAATACTGTTGTTCTGGAAATCTCTCTTATGAAGTAGTTGATTAAATCGTCATCTATTGTCTATTTGTTGTTtatgaaatattctaaaaattaacaTAGTATGAATGAAAAgtagtaatataattaaaaatgccACAAGTTTTGTGTTACAATATTAATCTGTTTATTAGTTTGAAAACTTATTAAGAAAGTTTGTCAAAAACTTGGTTTATATTGAAATCTCTTAACTTGTCTATCACTCCCGATTATTCTAGATATGAatcttaattttgttttttgaatgaaaatccTATTTTCATTCAGTTGATACATTATCTCAGATTTTCATCTCCTAAAACCATGAAATAGGGTATTCAGAAATTATCGCCAAAGTTGGCTATTTCTATGATTATGTAAATCACTTTAAGGTTATATCAGTTTTTACCAACATAAGTGTATATTACTTCTTAACTCTTTAGTCCCCGTGTCcaagttgaaagaaaattgtattttattttcatagaagTTCAGCTACATTTGGATGagataagaaaaatatagaaaataagtGAACTACTCTCATTATTTTATGGAGGAGTTACCTGCAGATGACATTGGGTATTATAGTATAGTTAAGTTTCAAAATGACACACGCGAATTTTTCCCCTTTGAGTTAGGAATAAAGCCtcagttttataataatttttattacccATAaccaattatgaaaaaatataacaattatcTATTGTGAAAGCTGCAACAATACATTAGATGCAAACCGATATTGTATTTGTCACACATTTTTCTAGTCTTATCTGCACAGGTACTCCACAAGTAGAATTACGGGACACAGACTGTTACCACATTTCGCCTGAAGTCGAGTCCAGTCGTTTTCAAACTGTCTTTTGATCAGTTATACATTTTGACaaacttaatttatttcaaaagaaaactgAGAAAACTGCTACTGCCCTCAACACTGTCGTTGAAGCGGTGTACCCCAACAATGTACTTATTGTAGATATTGATGAAGGCTGGGAAATCGATCTGAATTTTTGCTCGTTTTTTATTATAGGAACAAATCTCTGGCAGTTAAATGCAATGGGGAGGATATTATGTCACTTAGCTGCTATAATATCGGTTAAAGCTTTATGACATACTTTACTTCTTGGATTTTTTTCACGTCCTTCGAGTTAGGCAAATTACAATTTCTGCTAGCTACTGTCTCTATTCAAAAGTATCGTCAACAGTGTCCAGATTATAGACATCCTAATAAAAACATGATTATcacgattttttcgaaaatttcgagTTTCCTAGTGCTAGGAAGACAACTGATTGAGCTACTCAACAAGGTTTTTAATTAGAAGAAAACAACTTGACTTTATAAAAAGATGTAACGACCATTTCGCGAAGAATTGTTAGGTAATGGTTCTTTTCCCGAAAGTGAAATATCTACAATTGGAAGATTATAATAAACGTATGAAATTTTGTTGACGGagagataaataataattttgttatgttGTACATTATAAAGATTAAGGAAACCTTCCTACTC is from Diorhabda sublineata isolate icDioSubl1.1 chromosome 1, icDioSubl1.1, whole genome shotgun sequence and encodes:
- the LOC130451597 gene encoding elongation of very long chain fatty acids protein 7-like, giving the protein MAVALKGLYNLFQTSFEDHRDPRNEDLFCCTFTFICTFIPAYFAIVKYIGPALMKNRQPFNLRNVLIFYNSIQIILNLYIFYQTIIVYLGSPDVICIQTTEDKVFSKLRRDYLYLKMLDCVETVFFVLRKSYRQISFLHLYHHSMILFGAWCGNRYYWGDSVIIIIFLNSFVHTVMFVYYLLTSLDPEWKKSLILKKNITLIQIVQLNMMWIYFIITLLKPNCVGKVDTFVAYLWIFNNIFMVILFIRFYIRTYINNKKTK